A region of the Thermogladius calderae 1633 genome:
CAGACTGACACAGTAAACTCCTTGTAATCTCTAGGAGGGTTATTTTTAATTGGTTACCTAGGTAACCTATTACCTAGGTAACCTGCATGTTGTTTGACCTAAGACCCAAGGAGAAGAGAGAAGAGTTATACGGGCGGGAGAAAGAGCTCGAGGAGCTACACAGGCTCACCAAAAGCGAGTGGGTTGTAGTCCTCGGCAGGAGAATGACGGGTAAGACCTCGCTCCTAAAGGTCTTCTTAAACGAGGTGGGCGGTTTGTACGTGAACCTCGCTGGAGTAAGGAGTATGCGAGGGTTTGTCGAAGAGTTGATGAAACACGCTAGGAAACTGAACATAGAAATAACCATGGGGCCCCTGACTATAAGCTGGACAAGGCTCGCTGAGGATGTCTTCTCGAAGCTTGAGGGCAGAATTATCGGGTTAGACGAGGTGCAGGAACTCCCACGTAACTACATGTTGAAACTACTCAAGAAGGTCTGGGACACTTACGACGTAAAGCTCGTCTTCACGGGTTCCCTGGTGGGAGTTATCACGGGGCTACTAGAGCCCACGCCGCAGAGCCCCTTGTATGGGAGGCAGCCGGCGAAGATAGAGCTAAAGCCTTTCCCTAGCGATGTCGGAGTCGAGTTCCTGGAAGCAGGCTTTAGAGAGTTCGATATGAGGCCTCCCCGGCTTGAGGTGGAGGAAGCGGTGGAGTCGCTAGGAGGCTACCCTGGCTGGCTTGCTTACTACGGGAACATGAGGTGTGTCAGGGGTCTAGGGCATAGAGAGGCCCTAGAACAAGTCTACTCCGAGGGAAAGCAAGTCCTTACCCAGGAGCTCAAGAAGTTCCTAGCGGGGAGGAAGAACCCGGAGAGATATGTCAGGCTCCTCAAACTTCTCCCAGCCAAGTGGAGCGAGCTCGAGACCGCGCTAGGCATCAACGCTAAAGTGCTCTCAGACATGCTAGACAGCCTAGAGAGAGCCATGATCATAGAGAAAAAGGGTAGCACCTATACGATACCCGACCCTATAATGAGAAGACTAGTCTTGGAGCTCTGAAAAAACGCCCGCCACCCCCTCTCGGCGGTGGGGATGAATCGCGCGAGCGTTACGAGACTGGGCGGGGTGTAGGTTAGCGCGGTCGCTTAACACGTTGTCTACTTCTACTCTTTCCTTAACACGACTATCTTGCCCTGGCATTTGGGGTCTCCCAGGCTCCTGGCTACAGGCGGGCACTTCGGTATGAGTATGAAGAACACCTGCTTGCCGAGGTCTACCTCCGACAAGTACTCGTAGTGGCTCATGCCCTTGGCGACGACCACGTCTGCTTCCTTGACTAGCCTCCTCGCCTCGTCGCCCAGTTTCTCCAAGTGTACTGTGGAGCACCTGCAGCCGTAGGACGCGACGCGGTCTAACACCCTGTCCAGCCCGATGAGTGCGGCGTCCTCTATAGTGACGTCGTTCTGGAAGCCCGGCTCGTCCTTAACCAGGCCCCACACCGTGTTGCCGTACCTCTTGACCTCCCTGATCAACAGTGTGTCGTAGACAGCCTCGCCGGCGTTGTCGAAGAGCCAGAGCACCCGGAGCCCGCCACGCGAGACGGCCTCGTAGAGCTCCACCGTGTCGTCTATGCAGAACTCGTACCCCTCTACCAGGCCCGGTGTGAGCGCTTCCGGGTTGATGTGGTTATGCCCGGCTACCCCGAGGTCTATCAAGTTGCCTAGAGCTGATAGCTTGACCAGGTACCTGAACCTACTAGGCCCGTCCAGCCCTGTAGCGTAGTCTTGGTGGAGGCCCAGGCTCCTGATCGCCAGCTCGTTCAGCTCTCTCTTGACCTTCTTGTAGTAGTCGACCACGCTGGGGAGGAGGGTTGTCAACGTGTTGTACAAGTCTGTCGCTAAATGCGTCAGCTCGGCCTCATAGCCGAAGGACGACTCGGCCAGAGAGAGGACTCTCCTAGCCGTCTCGAGCTTTTCCTCGCTGCTTGCTCTCGAGTTCTCGACCTCTCTAAGCCTGATGGTCAACAGGCAGCGTAGGCACTCGAAACTCGGCTTCATGCTAGAGACCCCGTGCACTGCTGAATGATAGACTGGCTACCAGCGCTAGCGGGCCCGCCGGGACTTGAACCCGGGTCCTCCGGCTCCGCAGGCCGGCGCCCTATCCAAGCTAGGCGACGGGCCCTACTTAACTCTCATCTACTAGGCCCAATTTTAACTTGCAGAGACGGCCCCGCGGTTTTCAAGGAGTCTTTCTGTCTAAGAGCCTCTTGACTTCCCTCGAGTACAGGTCTGCCTGGTAGAGCGGCTCGGGCAGCTTGTGGCCTAGGAGGGTTTTCTTGACGAGTCTCACGGCCTGCTCTAGTGTAACGCTGTAGCCTATACTAACGTAGAGCTCCGCGCCGCCGTGCTCGACCACGACGCCCGCCTTCACGCCGTGGGCGTACACGTACCTGACACCGCCCTCCACCTTCTCCTCCCCGTATAGCCTGCTCTTCGCCACCCCTACGCTGGGAATCCCGGTCACGAGCCCGACGTGGGAGGCTATACCGAAGCCCCTGGGGTGGGTTAGACCGTGCCCGTCGACCATTAACACGTCCGGCTTCTTCTCGAGCTCTAGCAGTGCTCTTATAACCCCCGGCGCCTCTCTGAAGGCGAGTAGCCCCGGTACGTACGGTATACCCGCTCTTACAACCGCGTACTTTTTGTCGACCACCCGCATTTCGTGTAAGTCCATTAGCACCGCAACGCCGACCGAGAGGCCCCGCGTATACGAAGCGTCCAGCCCCGCGACAAGCCGGGCCTCGTCTTCGCGGAAGAGAGGCCTCTCTACGCTCGCAATGACCTGTTTAAACAGTTCTCTCTGTAACCTGGTCGCCCTGCTGTAGTCGAACAACTCCACCATCTAGTGAGAGAATGTGGGTGCCGGGAAAAAAGGGGTTTCAGGTTTAGAAGCCGGTCGTGATGACCGCGTTGTACGCTATGCTGAAGACTACCAGGCTGTTCGAGGTAGTGTTGTAGTAGTAGAGGCCTGTCGCGTGCCACGTCCAGCTGGGTAGTACCATTACAGTCTCGACGTAGCTCGCCGAGGAGACCGTGTAGGACACGTAGTAGTTGATGCCGTTGCTCGAGGTGCCCAGGTAGTAGCCCTGGCCTTCCAGCACTGTCGCTGTTGAGCCGTTCTGGAACGTCCTCGTGCCGAGAGGTATAGTGCTCAGGCTTGCGCCGGCTACACTACCGTCTGTGACAGCGTAGGCCTTAGCACCTAGTAGCGGATACGCTATCGAGGGCGCGGTGAAGTAGGCTGTCACGCTCAGCCCGCTGGCGGTCTGTGTCTTGACCTGGTAGGCCCTCACCACGGTTATCTCTAGCGTGACGGGGTCGTAGACGAGCCTACCGCTGTAGCTGTTGAAGGCGACTAGAATCCTGTAGAGCCCGCTCAAGGCACCTGGATACGCGTAAGTTATTGGTATGGTCGTCTCCGTGTAGCTCGTCGGCGAGACTGTTATCCTGTAGTGTGCGAGTATATCGGCGTAGGCGTGTAACGTACTCCACTTCACGGGCGCGTAGAGCCTCAAGACACTGCTCAACTGGTCACTGGGGTTCGGGTTGTACACGTAGCCTATCGACGCCGCGAGCTTGTAGCCCGAGAACAGGTTGAGGTCTCCTGAAGGCAGGAATGAGCCTCCCGGCGGCTGGACCAGGAGCTCGAGGGAGCTGGCGGGCCCGCTAGACCACCTGGCTATCAGTAGAATGCCGGCTATCCTCGGGTCTGACACGTAGACAGGTATCATCCTCCAGTCGAGGCTCTCAGTGTACCTGCCGGAGGCAGGGTCTGCGAGGCCGACCGGCGTGTAGGAGTCGTACGACAGCACTGACTTGAAGCCGCCTAGCCTGACGTACCACGTGGAGTCTAGTACAGCCGGTACGACTACTGTGGCTGGTATCACTATTACCTTGTTAGACGTGTACACCTGTATCTTGAAGTCGTAGACTCCTGGAGGCTGAGTCGAGGGCACCACTATTCTACCCGTTATCGAGCCCGTGCCGTTGACGTAGGCGTAAGGTACACTGAGCGACACCAGGTACGGTGACGCCTCCTTGTACACCCTGGCAACTATACTGACAACAACGGGCGTGGGGGCGGGGACGCTCGGGTTTGGCCTGAGCCTCAGTACAAGGTCTCCTTTAACTCTCTGCATCACGTTGCCCACAGGGATCCTGTCCTCGGTCGCTACCTTGGCGTCCGTGGTCAGCCTGTACAAGCTACCGTTGTAGCTGTCGAAGATGTCCGCCCTGATCATGTAGCCGTTGCTCGAGGGCAACATACCGTAGTATGGCGGATTGTAGGACAGGTTCTGGAAGACTATGTAGAACTCTACGTAGTCCGCGTCAGCGAAGTACACCCTGGGTAGTACGAAGTACCTCGTGGTGAAGTAGTACACGCCGCTGTAGACGGGTACCTCCCTAACGAGCTGGTGCCACACAGCTCTCGCGAAAGCTGGGCCCTGGCCCTTCAGGTATATCGTGAAGTCGTAGGAGGAGCCCGGCGGGACTACGGCGTACAGCGCCGTGTCGGCTAACATGCCCGCTATAACACTCGTGTAGCTACCGTACACGTTAGCGTAGTTCTCGGTGAAGGCCGCTGCTATCGGCTGCGTCAAGTACGCTGTCATGCCCCCGCTCAGTATCGTGGATACCAGTTTGTACGCGTCGACCAGCCCGCTACCCTGCTCTAGGGCAGGGTACTTCAAGTCGTTCGTGCTGCTCTTGAGCAGCACCTTGAGCTCTATGGGGGATGGCACGTAGCCGTACTTGGACATGTAGGCCTGTACGCCTAGGGCTAGGACGCCGCTAGTGAAGGGTGTCGCCTCGCTTGTACCGCCGAATAGCGTTAAGCCCCCGCCGGCACCCTCGTTGTACCCTATTACGCCACGGCCTCTACCGTCGACCGTCCTAACGCCGGCCCACTCGAACGCGCCTATGGCAGCGACGTCGGGCTTCGGGTAGCCGAGCGCGTTGGGCCCTCTGCTACTGAAGGGTACTATATCACCGCTGTAACCGGGCGGGAACCCGTACAACCTGAAGTACTCCATGTTCGTGGAAGCGGCAACCTCTATTATCAACAGGTCGGCACCGGGCGCGGATATAGTCGTGTAGCCCGGCCCGTAGTTCCCAGCCGCGAACACTATGGTTACGTTGTGGTTGACCAGCAGGTTGACGGATATTATCTGGTCAAAGACTGCCGACAGGTAGTCCATGCCGGGGCCCTGGTGACCCCACCTAGCCAGGTTTACGTAGCCCCAGCTGTTGCTGATTATGTGAGCCCTCCTCACGCCGCTAGGCACAGGGTAGAGGGCGTTGTAAGTCGGGTCGTAGACCCAGTCCCAGCCACCCAGCCAGTACTCCACTGGTATCAGGTCTCCGAAGTAGAACCCCGTGCCGGCAGATAGCTTGGCCTCGGGGGCGACACCGAATAGTTTGTACACCTCACCGGGGGTTTTGGAGTAGCCTGTGTAGTTGAGCCTACCCCTAGCGGCGATAACTGTAGCCACACTAGTGCCGTGCCCCTGCCAGTCCGTCAGTATAGCGATGTAGTTGCCTCTAGGGTCTAAGCCGGGGTACTCGCCGGGCTGACCGAACGTGAAGGTGGGGTACGAGTAGGTGTAGTTCGCTAAACCGTACGAGTCTATGTAAGCGCCCGCTATCACGCCGACGCCGAAGTCTATAATGCCGTCACCATTGAAGTCCCTGCCGACCACGTCGTTTACGCCCAGCTTGAAGAGTTGCTCGTCGTTAAAGCTGTAGTCTAGCCAGGCGGGGTTCGGGGCAGCCCATAACACTGTGCCCAGCGTGCTGTTCTCCAGGCTCCTCATGGTCACGGACAAGGCGTAGAACGCCGAAGACAAGTCGAACATCACGGCGTTGTACACTCCGGGAGTGTCGGCGTCCACGAGCAGAGTGGGGATCCTTACTCTTACGTAGTTGCCTGTCAGCGAGTCGGAGAAGAACCACTCTAGGAAGCCGAACTTGTAGACGCCGCTCTTACTCACGGGCGGAGCCGTGTAGTTGACCGTCACCCTTACTGTGTACACGTATGGGTACCCGTACTGACCGGAGTAGAGGGTGCTGAACACTGGGACGATAGCGCCGCTCGTGTTCAGGTAGCCGTTAGCGTCTCTCACAACAGTAATGGGCGTCAGCGCTATGTGCTCGTCGTTGACTACCACGAGCGGTGTACCAGAGGAGTCCCTCGCGACCGCGTCTAGCCCAAGCTCGGGGTTGGTGAAGTCTACACCGGTGTCTACTATGCCAACTATCACTCCCTTACCTTTGTAGCCGTAGGTGGACCACTCCCTCTTTACGCCTAGTACGTCTAGGCTCGAGAAAGTACTGTAACCGCCAGCGCCAGCGACCTGGCTGGGGCTCTTGTCCTCGAACGCCATCGACTTAAGCCTGGCCTGGTCCGAGAACAGCTCCTCCAAGGATGGTGAAGGCATGATACTCAAGACGCCGGGTAGCCCGGCTAGCTTGACGAGCCCCTCTCTCGAGACAGCCACGTGCGCGACTACTACGCCGTTGGGTAGCGGGACGTAGTACTTTATCTTAGCGTACTCCCTGACGTAGGAGAGCGCCTGCTTGAACGCCACGAGGATGAAGGGCTTGTATACCTGTGAGCCACCGCTGGTTACGACCTGGACGCCCGGCTCCTGCGCGTCTACAACCTTGGGGCTAGGGCTATCGAAGACCTCTAGCAGGCTCTTCACGTCCGTGACCCTGCTTGGAGGCAGGTTCGCTGCCTGACCCACCGGCACTACTGTAAGGAGGGGTAGTACTACTATAGCCAGGAAGAGTATAGGGAAAACTGCCTTCACGCGTATATTCATACAGAGGTACACCTGTCCCACTCGACTAATTATTCTAGACTTAAGTCGAGTAAATAAATTTTCACCAACGGTCTTAGAAAAGCGGAAGGGTCTTCCCTCAGCGGGTCGTGGACCTGGCCAGCAAGTGTTCCTCGCTCTTAATACCCTCCCTAGTTATGACTAGGACGTCGACGCCGTCGCCCGACAAGACGTCCCTCTCTATAGCGGCCAAGACAGCTTTGACAGCCAGGTTCTTCGCCTCTTCGAGCGGCATGTCCTCCCTGTAGCTCTGCTCGATTATGCTCAGAGCTAGCTGAGAGCCCGAGCCCAGCGCAGTGTACCTCTCCTCTAGCAGACTGCCTACGGCGTCTAGCACGAAAAGGCTCGGGGCCTCGTCGAAGCCGCCCACCACTGCCTCTGTCAGCATTGGGAATAGCTTGTAACTGTAGAGGATTATAGAGAGCAGCTTGGCGAGGCTCCTGGTCTTGATCTCCCTCCCGTGCTCGAGCTCGTAGTTCTTTGCCTCGGTCTTGAGCACTCTATACAGGAAGTTCATGTCCCCTGTTAAGCCCGCGAACCCTACCGCTGTGTGCTCGGTGATCGGGAACAGCTTCCTTACACTCTTACTCAAGATGAAGCCGTCGTATGTCATCCTCTTCTCGCCGGCCAGGACTACGCCGCTGCTGGTCTTGATCCCGATTACTGTGCCTGGTAGAACAGCCCCCAATACAACCACCTTGGCTAATGATAGACTTTACAAGGTTAATAAACGAACTCTACCCAATACTTTCGCTTAACCCTCCCCCTCCCCTCGGTTGAAGCCTCCTCTAATAACAACGGCTGACGTATGCTAGCTTGGTGTCGTGATGGAGAAATGCCCTGTATGCGGGTCCAGCCTCGTATGGGACTACGAGGAGGGTTTCGTGGTATGTAGTGCTTGCGGCCTCGTCGTAGACAGGATTTACGACTGTGGACACGCACCCGACACCGACGAGGACGAGGCAGTGCACAGGCGAAGGCACGGCCCGAGGAGCGTGATCGACAGGAAGACGTACAAGTTCAAACTCAGGCTGTACAACAAGGCCTACAAGATCGCTAGGGAGAAGCCTTGGATGATCGTCGACACAGACAAAGTCCTAGAGACAGGCAGGTTTGTTAACACGGTTAAGAGCAAGGCGTCTATAGTGGCAGAGAAGAACATCGAGAAAGAGGGGGTGAAGACCTACGTGGAGAGAGGGCTCGAGATCATTAGAAGGGAGAACCCAGCTCTCCTCTCCAGGAGTCTCCGTGGCAGGTACGCGCTAGCGTACATGGTGGCCTACGCGGCTTCAACGAGAGTAGTGCCCCCCGAGGACTTCGTAACCAAGGTGTTTAATATTAGCAGTACGAGCTACAAGCGCCTCAAGTCGATCACCGTGAAACTCCTGGGGAAGTACGGCGGCCTCTCTCAGATGCCGGGAGTAGTAGTCGGCGAGGTCCTCTCCTTGGATACCACCGTGTAGTGTAGGCTGAACCCCCTCGTAAAACTCGTCTCAGCTGAGACAGGTCCGCTCATCTCTCGCGTTTTAGGGGTTCATCACCAATTACTACGAACACGATACACGCTATTAAGCTTCTTCAACGAGAGCAAAGTATTAAATGAGCCTCGCTCATTAATGCACCAAGCCTTAAAGGGATGGGTTTTGAGGCTACTTCTAATACACGCGAAGAGGTTCTCGTACAAGGCGAGGGAGCCGGCTGTCAAGGAGCCGGAGAGCCTCAGCGAGGCGAGTGCTACAGGTGATTTCGAGAACGCCCTAGTAGTCTTTTCGACTGTGGAGCAAGGCGACGACGAGAGCGTCGCTGAAAGGGCTGCCAGCGAAATCTACGAGACAGCCTCTAACCTCAAGCCCAGTACCGTGGTGGTCTACCCCTACGCGCACTTATCGAGCGAGCTAGCTCCCCCGACGGTAGCCATGGACGTCCTCAGGAAGTTCGCCGACAAGTTGAGGGAGAGGGGTCTAAGGGTAGAGAGAGCCCCCTTCGGCTGGTACAAGGAGTTCGTCTTGGAGTGTTACGGTCACCCTCTCAGTGAGCTATCCAAGACCATAAGGAAGCAGGAGACAGGTGTAGTGAGGCGGGCGGTGGAGAAGACCTTCTACATCGTTACCCCAGAGGGGAGAGTGTACAACCCGGCCGAGTTCGACTACTCGAAGTACCCCGACCTGAAGATCCTTGTGGACAAGGAAGTATTCGGAGTCGAGCTGGCCGGCGGGGAGAACAGGGTGAACGACTACTGTAGGAAGTTCGGCTTCGAGTGGGAGCCGATGAGCGACCACGGCCACATGAGGTACGGGCCCCACGCTGTGGTGATAATGGAGTCCGTTATGAGGTACAGCTGGCAGACCGTGAGGAGCCTGGGCATCCCCGTCTTCAAGGTCATGGGCAGTAACATGTTCAACCTGAAGGAGAAGCCTGTCCTAGAGCACGCGCTCTTGTTCGGGGACCGGCTGTACGAGGTCGCTGTAGACGAGGACAGGTACGTCATGAGGTACGCTGCATGTCACCAGCAGTTCGCCATGTTGAGAGACTGGGTTATAAGCTACAAGGACTTACCGTTCGGCATGTTCGAGGTCGCAGACAGCTACAGGCTTGAGCAGAGAGGCGAGCTCAACCTCTGCTTCAGGCTTAGGAAGTTCTACATGCCAGACCTCCACATACTAACCAGAGACCTCAGGGAGGCCATAGAGGTGTCGAAGCTAGTCCAGGAGAAGATCATGGAGGAGGCTGGTAAAGTCGGTAGGAGGTATGTCGCGCTGTACAACGTCTCGAGAGACTTTTTCGAGAACAACTTCAACGACATAGTTGAGTTCGTCAAGAGAGAGAACTACCCAGTCCTGGTAGCTGTAATACCGGGCGGTATCTACTACTGGGTTCTCAACGTGGAGTACCATATAATAGACAACATCGGGAGGCCTAGGGAGATAGCGACATTCCAGATAGACGTAGGCAACGGTAAGAGGTTCAACATAACCTACACGACACCCGAGGGCGAGAAGAAGCACCCAGTGATAATCCACACAGCTATCATCGGCGGCGTCGAGAGGTACATCTACATGCTACTAGACACCGCTGCGCTAGAGGAGAAGCAGGGGAGGACGCCCAGTATACCCACCTGGCTAGCCCCGGTACAGGTGAGGATAATACCGGTCTCCAAGGACTACGTGGACTACGCCGTCAAGGTGGCCCAGGAGTTAGCCGGCGAGGGCTACCGGGTAGACGTCGACGACAGAGACGAGAGCCTGGGGAAGAAGATCAGGGACGCGGGGAGGGAGTGGATACCGTACATCGTAGTGGTAGGCGAGAGAGAGGTCAAGAGCGGGACGCTCAGCGTCAGGGTGAGGGCGACTAACGAGACTATCGCTATGTCTGTGAGCGAGCTTCTCACCAAGCTCGGTGAAGAGGTCAAGGGGTACCCTAGGACAGAGCCCACGCTACCTCTCCTGGTCAGTAGGAGGCCTTTGGCGAGCTACCAGCTGTGAGTAGAGTAGCTAGGGATGTCGCCCAAGAAGTTTCTCGGGAGGCACATAGTCTTCCGGGGAGAGTACGCGGAGAAGATAATCGAGGGTTCTAAAACGACAACTATCAGGAGGGGTATTGTAAGGCCGAGATACAAGCAAGTAGTAGTACACGCGGGCTCGCGCCCGATAGCCTTAGCTAGAGTCGAGTACGTGTACTATAAAAGACTGAGAGACATCAGTGAGAGCGAGGCTAGAAGAGACGGGTTCGAGAGCAGAGCCGAACTCGTGAGCGAGTTAAGGAAGATATACCCTGGTATAAGAGACGATGAGTACGTCACGGTCATCGGTTTAAGAGTTGTTAAAAGGCTCGATAGTGTCGACACTAGTAAGCCCTTCGGCGGACTAGAGCCGGTTGTTCTAGCCCGGATAGCCCTAAGGTATCTCTCAGACGTGCTAACGGACTTGGAGGCGAGAGTTCTTTTGGACTTGACTAGGACAGGCGATATAGACCTGACAGCTATCAGGGTTCTGGGCGATGTTAATAAGAGGGACCTTGTCGTAGACGTTTTAAACCGGGTACTGAGAATGTTGGTCGAGAAAGGTATACTGCGAGAAAAGGGGTGACCCGGAATACCCTACTGGCTACTGAAGTGTAAAGAGTGTGGCAACACGTGGAAGCTAGAGGTCAGCTTCCCCCTCAAGAAGGAGTTTACACAGCTTTTCCACTACTGCCCATACTGTCGCCGGAACACGTTCCACGAGATCCTAGAGTACCGGGAAGAGGTAGAGCCCAGTTAACGTAAATAGCCGGTTTAAAAACAGCTATTACATAGTAGGGTGGTCGTGTGAGCGAGGGTGGGTCTTCTAGCAAGGTAATTTACGTGAAGGATTTACCGGGCGTCAACCCTCAAATAGCCGAGAAGCTCGAGTCTGCTGGGTACACTACTGTTTGGGCTCTAATAGTCGCTAGACCCGAGGAGGTCTCGGAGAAGACCGGGCTGCCCCCCACAACGGTGTCGAGGATCATTGACTCCGCGAGGAAGGTTCTCGGGCTGACCTTCAAGACGGCCAAGGACGTAAAGTACGAGAGGCTGTCTATAAAGAAGATAACGACGGGTAGTAGAGAGCTCGACAACATCCTAGGCGGAGGGGTCGAGACCAAGACCATTACCGAGTTCTTCGGCGAGTACGGCACGGGGAAGACCCAGATATGCCACCAGCTCAGCGTTAATGTGCAACTACCGCCCGAGAAGGGTGGACTGTCTGGGAAGGCGGTCTACGTAGACACCGAGGGGACTTTCAGGTGGGAGAGGATCGAGGCGATGGCTAGAGCTGTGGGTCTAGAGCCCGACAAGGCTATGGAGAACATATTCTACCAGAGGGCGTACAACAGCGACCACCAGATCAGCATAGTCGAGGAGCTCTTCAGCTTCGTGCCCAAGAACAACGTGAGGCTTGTAGTGTTAGACAGCGTCACGAGCCACTTCAGGGCGGAGTACCCTGGTAGAGAGCACCTGGCCGAGAGGCAGCAGAAGCTCAACGCGCACCTACACCAGTTAATGAGGCTCGCGGAGGCTTACAATCTAGCGGTGGTCGTGACAAACCAGGTAATGGCCAGGCCCGACGTGTTCTACGGCGACCCTACCGTAGCCGTGGGAGGGCACGTACTAGCGCATACACCCGGTGTTAGAGTCCAGCTGAGAAAGTCGAAAGGCAACAAAAGGATAGCAAGGATCGTCGACGCCCCCCACCTACCAGAGGGGGAGGCGGTCTTCGTAATAACGGAGGAGGGTATTAGGGACGCCGAGGAGTGAGGTCTAGAAGCCCCTTACCAGGAATATTATGAAGCCAAACAATATGTAAACCACTAGCGGGTGGCCGTAAGAGGCCCATACTACTTCGTCGTGTTTGACTAGCCCTCTTTCCAGGAACTCGCCGATTCTAGACCT
Encoded here:
- a CDS encoding AAA family ATPase — encoded protein: MLFDLRPKEKREELYGREKELEELHRLTKSEWVVVLGRRMTGKTSLLKVFLNEVGGLYVNLAGVRSMRGFVEELMKHARKLNIEITMGPLTISWTRLAEDVFSKLEGRIIGLDEVQELPRNYMLKLLKKVWDTYDVKLVFTGSLVGVITGLLEPTPQSPLYGRQPAKIELKPFPSDVGVEFLEAGFREFDMRPPRLEVEEAVESLGGYPGWLAYYGNMRCVRGLGHREALEQVYSEGKQVLTQELKKFLAGRKNPERYVRLLKLLPAKWSELETALGINAKVLSDMLDSLERAMIIEKKGSTYTIPDPIMRRLVLEL
- a CDS encoding S8 family serine peptidase yields the protein MNIRVKAVFPILFLAIVVLPLLTVVPVGQAANLPPSRVTDVKSLLEVFDSPSPKVVDAQEPGVQVVTSGGSQVYKPFILVAFKQALSYVREYAKIKYYVPLPNGVVVAHVAVSREGLVKLAGLPGVLSIMPSPSLEELFSDQARLKSMAFEDKSPSQVAGAGGYSTFSSLDVLGVKREWSTYGYKGKGVIVGIVDTGVDFTNPELGLDAVARDSSGTPLVVVNDEHIALTPITVVRDANGYLNTSGAIVPVFSTLYSGQYGYPYVYTVRVTVNYTAPPVSKSGVYKFGFLEWFFSDSLTGNYVRVRIPTLLVDADTPGVYNAVMFDLSSAFYALSVTMRSLENSTLGTVLWAAPNPAWLDYSFNDEQLFKLGVNDVVGRDFNGDGIIDFGVGVIAGAYIDSYGLANYTYSYPTFTFGQPGEYPGLDPRGNYIAILTDWQGHGTSVATVIAARGRLNYTGYSKTPGEVYKLFGVAPEAKLSAGTGFYFGDLIPVEYWLGGWDWVYDPTYNALYPVPSGVRRAHIISNSWGYVNLARWGHQGPGMDYLSAVFDQIISVNLLVNHNVTIVFAAGNYGPGYTTISAPGADLLIIEVAASTNMEYFRLYGFPPGYSGDIVPFSSRGPNALGYPKPDVAAIGAFEWAGVRTVDGRGRGVIGYNEGAGGGLTLFGGTSEATPFTSGVLALGVQAYMSKYGYVPSPIELKVLLKSSTNDLKYPALEQGSGLVDAYKLVSTILSGGMTAYLTQPIAAAFTENYANVYGSYTSVIAGMLADTALYAVVPPGSSYDFTIYLKGQGPAFARAVWHQLVREVPVYSGVYYFTTRYFVLPRVYFADADYVEFYIVFQNLSYNPPYYGMLPSSNGYMIRADIFDSYNGSLYRLTTDAKVATEDRIPVGNVMQRVKGDLVLRLRPNPSVPAPTPVVVSIVARVYKEASPYLVSLSVPYAYVNGTGSITGRIVVPSTQPPGVYDFKIQVYTSNKVIVIPATVVVPAVLDSTWYVRLGGFKSVLSYDSYTPVGLADPASGRYTESLDWRMIPVYVSDPRIAGILLIARWSSGPASSLELLVQPPGGSFLPSGDLNLFSGYKLAASIGYVYNPNPSDQLSSVLRLYAPVKWSTLHAYADILAHYRITVSPTSYTETTIPITYAYPGALSGLYRILVAFNSYSGRLVYDPVTLEITVVRAYQVKTQTASGLSVTAYFTAPSIAYPLLGAKAYAVTDGSVAGASLSTIPLGTRTFQNGSTATVLEGQGYYLGTSSNGINYYVSYTVSSASYVETVMVLPSWTWHATGLYYYNTTSNSLVVFSIAYNAVITTGF
- a CDS encoding threonine--tRNA ligase, producing the protein MRLLLIHAKRFSYKAREPAVKEPESLSEASATGDFENALVVFSTVEQGDDESVAERAASEIYETASNLKPSTVVVYPYAHLSSELAPPTVAMDVLRKFADKLRERGLRVERAPFGWYKEFVLECYGHPLSELSKTIRKQETGVVRRAVEKTFYIVTPEGRVYNPAEFDYSKYPDLKILVDKEVFGVELAGGENRVNDYCRKFGFEWEPMSDHGHMRYGPHAVVIMESVMRYSWQTVRSLGIPVFKVMGSNMFNLKEKPVLEHALLFGDRLYEVAVDEDRYVMRYAACHQQFAMLRDWVISYKDLPFGMFEVADSYRLEQRGELNLCFRLRKFYMPDLHILTRDLREAIEVSKLVQEKIMEEAGKVGRRYVALYNVSRDFFENNFNDIVEFVKRENYPVLVAVIPGGIYYWVLNVEYHIIDNIGRPREIATFQIDVGNGKRFNITYTTPEGEKKHPVIIHTAIIGGVERYIYMLLDTAALEEKQGRTPSIPTWLAPVQVRIIPVSKDYVDYAVKVAQELAGEGYRVDVDDRDESLGKKIRDAGREWIPYIVVVGEREVKSGTLSVRVRATNETIAMSVSELLTKLGEEVKGYPRTEPTLPLLVSRRPLASYQL
- a CDS encoding endonuclease V gives rise to the protein MVELFDYSRATRLQRELFKQVIASVERPLFREDEARLVAGLDASYTRGLSVGVAVLMDLHEMRVVDKKYAVVRAGIPYVPGLLAFREAPGVIRALLELEKKPDVLMVDGHGLTHPRGFGIASHVGLVTGIPSVGVAKSRLYGEEKVEGGVRYVYAHGVKAGVVVEHGGAELYVSIGYSVTLEQAVRLVKKTLLGHKLPEPLYQADLYSREVKRLLDRKTP
- a CDS encoding damage-control phosphatase ARMT1 family protein; this encodes MKPSFECLRCLLTIRLREVENSRASSEEKLETARRVLSLAESSFGYEAELTHLATDLYNTLTTLLPSVVDYYKKVKRELNELAIRSLGLHQDYATGLDGPSRFRYLVKLSALGNLIDLGVAGHNHINPEALTPGLVEGYEFCIDDTVELYEAVSRGGLRVLWLFDNAGEAVYDTLLIREVKRYGNTVWGLVKDEPGFQNDVTIEDAALIGLDRVLDRVASYGCRCSTVHLEKLGDEARRLVKEADVVVAKGMSHYEYLSEVDLGKQVFFILIPKCPPVARSLGDPKCQGKIVVLRKE
- a CDS encoding TFIIB-type zinc ribbon-containing protein, which codes for MEKCPVCGSSLVWDYEEGFVVCSACGLVVDRIYDCGHAPDTDEDEAVHRRRHGPRSVIDRKTYKFKLRLYNKAYKIAREKPWMIVDTDKVLETGRFVNTVKSKASIVAEKNIEKEGVKTYVERGLEIIRRENPALLSRSLRGRYALAYMVAYAASTRVVPPEDFVTKVFNISSTSYKRLKSITVKLLGKYGGLSQMPGVVVGEVLSLDTTV
- a CDS encoding proteasome subunit beta, with amino-acid sequence MVVLGAVLPGTVIGIKTSSGVVLAGEKRMTYDGFILSKSVRKLFPITEHTAVGFAGLTGDMNFLYRVLKTEAKNYELEHGREIKTRSLAKLLSIILYSYKLFPMLTEAVVGGFDEAPSLFVLDAVGSLLEERYTALGSGSQLALSIIEQSYREDMPLEEAKNLAVKAVLAAIERDVLSGDGVDVLVITREGIKSEEHLLARSTTR